The DNA region TCTTCCCACTTCACCAACCGAAATTCTCCTTTCTCATCTTCCTTTTCATCCTCCCCATTACTATTACCATTACCAATCAATTTCTTTTTATCCTCATTTCCATTTCGACATATTATTTGATTCAACTTTCTCTCCAATTCTTTTAGACATTGCGAAATATAGTTCGATTCAGCATTGTAATCCAACGACGAGCTTTTCATATCCAACGAATTATTATTAccctttccttcttcttcttcttcttccgctGCTGGTGGATTCATCTGGTAAATTTCTAACTCTGCTTCTAAATCTTGAACCTCTTTCTCCTTTTCGGCTAGAAGTTCGTTAGCTTTATCCAGAGCATCCATATCATACTCTGCTTGCTCTTCCATCATCCTCAACTGCTGTAAAGCCTCCATATGAAGACTTGCCTTCTCTTCTTGCAATCTTGTAATCATGGCCATCGCTTCATTTGCAGCCACTGATGAAGCATTCCTTTCTGCATCCAATTCCCTGCACAACTCCGCCATGCATTGTCTGTAATGCTCTGTCTGACGTTTTAACCTATCAATAATACTTTCACCTTCGATCTCAGTAACTTCGAAACCAGAAATAACAGATTGTTTTCCTGAAACACCCTCAACTTCTACTTTTACATTGTTATTGACTGATTCTTGGCCGGCATTGTCATCTTTTTGTTCCGCATTATCAGTTTCAACACTATCAATCACTGCATATCGTGTTGAGTCTGGGGTTTCTGGGAATTCTACATGATAATCATCAGATTTTGATGTGATCTGGCAAGTTCCAATAGCATCAGCTGTCAAAATAATTTCACAAAGGTGGGTGAGCCAAAAATGCAACAAACACCCACAAaacaaagaataaattaaactttGGTTTCAAGTATAAGAAATAGTATAAGCTTtctatattttgtaattttgtgtttgatatatGGTCTAAAGATATGATATTCACTTACATTTCTCATCTGACTCTGGCACAACAGGCGATTGATTAACATTGTACATTGGTTTCCCATTATCTTCTAAGGAGCTTGGATTTCCTGGGAGAAAAGGCTGATTTTTACTTGTGGAGACATGGCTATTAGGAATTTCAACAGCTGCAGTTGATTTGGAAACAATATCGTTATGGTTTCCTTTCGCTTGTTGCCAGTTGATTCCTTCAATATCATCTCCAATTTTCGATACCCATCCCATAATATCAGAAGACACATTCTCATTTTTCAGCAAATATTGGTCTAGAAGTGTATTCGCAACAGTTGGCCTTTTCCCACGATGCTGGACATGGACTTCCTTGTCATCTATAATAATCTCAGGAACCACAGAATTTACATCTTCATCATCGGAGAATGGGAACTCAGACTCTGTATCAGACGTAATCTTCAGCTCTGTATATCCAACATAAGAGAAGTTATCAACTCTAGGTTTACCTAGCTGAGGAGATATTGGCTTAGAAAACCTGTCCCTTATCTTCTTCAAACTTTCATGATTATTTAAACGAATTTGCCCTGGAGGTCGAGGCAGAGGAGGTTTTGGGTGGTTTCTAACACTACGCGAGATTGAAGAAGGTAATTGTAGTTGTCTTTGAAACACGGCCTTTGGTAATGGTATAGCTGTCCAAAGCTTACTACAGCAGTTACAAGTCCTAAAACTTACAGTGTCTCTTGATGGCATTAGATTGTGGATATCCATACCTAATTTTCCCATAAGTGATCTAATTGATTCCATGTTCGATCCATTCTGCAAAACCAATGATACAAGACATTCTTCGCACATTCCACAAGCACCTGTAAGTTTTCCATGGGAGTCGCAGTAAACCAACGATGATATTTCCTTTTTATGGGTCTTACAAAGTAGACTTGTGTAGAAATCAACATTGTCATCTCCAAAAATATGATCTAGCCTGGAGCATAATATGCAAGGAATTTGCAGCTTGCAATGGTGGGCAAATCTAGTCAATAAATATGAAAGGGCTGCATCAATGAATAACAGAAGAACCAATATCCATTCAGAAGCCATTGCGTAGAGGGCATTAACAAAACCCCGAGGATTCCTCTCTAGAGTAATCTGTGAAATACTGGTATCCATATTAAGAGATGGTGAAGTGATCAACTCATTCATTCATAAAGGTGAAATAAGAATGCGCCTGGTTTCATGCTGCTGCAGCCATATACAGATCCAAACTGATGAAATCCGACATCTATATGCATGGAATTATGTCTATAAAGGAAGCAAAATGCATGCACATGCATATTCTGAGAAATTCAAACGAGGGGAATTAGGAATCTGATATCATTGGTGGTGAAGCTAGTCCAAGCAAGCAATCGGtgaattaatgaaaatgaaCCCTAGATGGGTAATCAGGCAAATGACAATCTGATCAAGGAATCTACAATTTCAGAAATGTAGAATTGGCTGCATTGTGCATctgaaagaagaagatgaatcgGTCGCATATAAAGATGATACATTTACCTGTAGAGAGCATAAATTGTGCTAGATGACCCACCCCTACATTCATTGCAAGCAACTTCTAATGGTGGAACTTCCAataagaaagagagaaagagaaagagagatcaCTAACCGTTAATCCAAGGCTGTTTggaaatattttatgttaaaatatttctgaTACAAAGTTTAATTTATCCATTTGTTTTTATGGTTTTATCCCttaaatttgtataatatatCTAGTTTAATatcaaacatattaaaaataatgtgtgCAGATAGATATTCCAAAATCGTAATGTGCTTTCTAAATCAAATCTCATTATACATAATGTCAAAACGATAGCATTATGAAGAATTCGCAATGATAATTTGAGATCGTTAAAAGTTTTATGATATTACTTCAACCAAATTATCTACAAAAAATAATAGGGATATAGCCCCATTGTTTTAGACCCGCAAATCTATCCGATTAAATTCACGTTTCTTAACACCCACTAATGATTTTCGACATAACCTAGTGAATACCAGTAATGTTCCAAAGAATACTTCAAATACCAACGACACTCTTAATGTAAAAGAAGATGAGGGGACGTCTCCCCCTCTTTGAAATAAAAACAACATTGACTAATTAAGATAAGATCATCGCACATATATTTATCATCAGTTAGAATATCACCGTGGATGCAC from Impatiens glandulifera chromosome 5, dImpGla2.1, whole genome shotgun sequence includes:
- the LOC124939244 gene encoding probable myosin-binding protein 4, with protein sequence MNELITSPSLNMDTSISQITLERNPRGFVNALYAMASEWILVLLLFIDAALSYLLTRFAHHCKLQIPCILCSRLDHIFGDDNVDFYTSLLCKTHKKEISSLVYCDSHGKLTGACGMCEECLVSLVLQNGSNMESIRSLMGKLGMDIHNLMPSRDTVSFRTCNCCSKLWTAIPLPKAVFQRQLQLPSSISRSVRNHPKPPLPRPPGQIRLNNHESLKKIRDRFSKPISPQLGKPRVDNFSYVGYTELKITSDTESEFPFSDDEDVNSVVPEIIIDDKEVHVQHRGKRPTVANTLLDQYLLKNENVSSDIMGWVSKIGDDIEGINWQQAKGNHNDIVSKSTAAVEIPNSHVSTSKNQPFLPGNPSSLEDNGKPMYNVNQSPVVPESDEKCKCLIYSLFCGCLLHFWLTHLCEIILTADAIGTCQITSKSDDYHVEFPETPDSTRYAVIDSVETDNAEQKDDNAGQESVNNNVKVEVEGVSGKQSVISGFEVTEIEGESIIDRLKRQTEHYRQCMAELCRELDAERNASSVAANEAMAMITRLQEEKASLHMEALQQLRMMEEQAEYDMDALDKANELLAEKEKEVQDLEAELEIYQMNPPAAEEEEEEGKGNNNSLDMKSSSLDYNAESNYISQCLKELERKLNQIICRNGNEDKKKLIGNGNSNGEDEKEDEKGEFRLVKWEELNSVENEIFDLNMRLEVLEADHEVLAQVLYSLKNGHGLQFIQEVARQLHELRKAVIDSTLQSSASTSTST